The following are encoded together in the Arcticibacterium luteifluviistationis genome:
- a CDS encoding amidohydrolase family protein: MIKKLLLPLLFCAALASTAQEKPKWDVSEPALPYSEVKIETDEGTWMNVDVSPDGKQIVFDLLGDIYLMPISGGDAKLISGGHAFEVQPRFSPDGKKISFTSDRDGADNIWMMNTDGTNAQQITKEDFRLVNNAVWSLDGDYIFCKKHFSSGRSLGAGEIWMYHTSGGKGIQLTKRKNDQQDVGEPWLSPDGKYVYFSEDMYPGGAFQYNKDPNSQIYVIKRYGLEDGKTETVTGGSGGAIRPVISHSGELMAFVKRIREKSVLFLHDLKTGREWPIYKDLSQDQQETWATFGAFTGFNWTPDDKHIIVWAEGKIRKIDVSSGEASVIPFKASANHKIVNALRFKNEVAPDQFTAKAIRHAVTSPDGKLLVFNAAGYLWKKQLPDGKPTRLTNGEDLEFDPSFSKDGTKLLFVSWNDVNMGAIQMLDLSKANAQPQKISIEKGIYRMPAFSPTDNELIVFKKEGPSRELGYENTKNAGIYILNTKSKKVEKLTDGGDFPSFSKEGKRIYYQTGGLTKTLCSVNLAGEDKKELVKSKYTNRLLPSPDEKWVAFTNYFKVYIAAMPQTGQTLEIDNNSKSLPIAQLAKDAGINIHWSSDSKKLHWTLGEEYFSKEINERFAFLPGAPDSISGPDSSSIKIDLVLKSDKPLGKIAFTNARIITMKNDKVIENGTVLIEGNKIMGVGRVSIPKDAKVIDAAGKTIMPGFIDSHAHLGQFGTGLNPQKHWEYYANLAYGVTTTHDPSSSSELAFSQSEMVKAGIMVGPRIFTTGTILYGADALFKANINDLEDAKSAIYRTKAFGAFTVKSYNQPRRNQRQQVIKAAHDLKVGVVPEGGSTFYHNLSMVLDGHSSIEHNIPVAPLYNDVIQLWGASKTSYTPTLIVNYGAINGEYYWYQNSNVWEDKKLLTFTPRDIIDARTRHRTMVPMEEYENGYIKVSKSAKKLSDAGVRVNLGAHGQRQGLGVHWELWMLSQGGMTNMEALKTATTNGALLLGMEDEIGSLEKGKLADLIVLDENPLENIRNSNSVIWTMVNGRLYDANTMNEKGNYDKPKGVFFWEEGNAVLDFD; this comes from the coding sequence ATGATAAAGAAACTACTCTTACCCCTTTTATTTTGTGCCGCTTTGGCGTCAACAGCCCAAGAAAAACCTAAATGGGATGTAAGCGAACCGGCACTACCATATTCCGAAGTTAAAATCGAAACCGATGAAGGCACTTGGATGAATGTGGACGTTAGTCCAGATGGTAAACAAATTGTGTTTGATTTGTTAGGTGATATTTATCTAATGCCAATTTCAGGTGGCGATGCAAAATTGATAAGTGGCGGACATGCTTTTGAGGTGCAGCCTAGGTTTAGCCCAGATGGTAAGAAAATTAGCTTTACCAGCGACAGAGATGGTGCAGATAATATCTGGATGATGAATACTGATGGCACCAATGCACAGCAGATTACCAAAGAAGACTTTAGGTTGGTAAATAATGCTGTTTGGAGTTTAGATGGTGATTACATTTTCTGTAAAAAACATTTTAGCTCTGGGCGTTCTTTGGGGGCAGGGGAAATTTGGATGTACCATACCTCAGGAGGGAAGGGGATTCAGTTGACCAAAAGAAAGAACGACCAACAAGATGTAGGCGAGCCTTGGTTATCACCTGACGGGAAATACGTTTACTTTAGTGAAGATATGTATCCGGGAGGTGCTTTTCAATATAATAAAGACCCTAATAGCCAGATTTATGTCATAAAAAGATATGGTTTAGAAGATGGTAAGACTGAAACCGTAACAGGAGGTTCTGGCGGAGCTATTCGTCCAGTTATTTCGCATAGCGGCGAGTTGATGGCTTTTGTGAAACGAATTAGAGAGAAGTCAGTTCTGTTTTTGCATGACTTAAAAACAGGTAGAGAATGGCCTATTTATAAAGACTTAAGTCAAGACCAACAAGAGACCTGGGCCACATTTGGAGCATTTACAGGTTTTAACTGGACACCTGATGATAAGCACATCATTGTATGGGCTGAGGGTAAGATTAGAAAAATAGATGTGAGTTCCGGAGAAGCAAGTGTCATTCCTTTTAAAGCGAGTGCCAATCATAAAATAGTGAACGCTTTAAGGTTTAAAAACGAAGTAGCTCCAGACCAATTTACGGCTAAAGCTATCAGACATGCTGTTACTTCACCAGACGGGAAGCTTTTGGTTTTCAATGCAGCGGGTTATTTATGGAAAAAGCAATTGCCAGATGGCAAACCAACGAGACTGACAAATGGCGAAGATTTAGAATTTGACCCTTCTTTTTCGAAAGATGGTACCAAGCTACTTTTTGTAAGCTGGAATGATGTAAATATGGGTGCTATTCAAATGCTAGATTTGTCTAAAGCCAATGCTCAACCTCAAAAAATAAGTATTGAAAAAGGTATTTATAGAATGCCAGCATTTTCACCAACAGATAATGAATTAATTGTCTTTAAAAAAGAAGGTCCGAGTCGTGAACTAGGTTATGAAAACACCAAGAACGCTGGTATTTACATTTTAAATACCAAATCCAAGAAGGTAGAAAAGCTAACGGATGGAGGTGATTTTCCAAGTTTTAGTAAAGAAGGAAAACGAATCTATTACCAGACTGGTGGTCTTACGAAAACATTGTGTTCGGTAAATCTTGCTGGTGAAGACAAGAAGGAGCTCGTTAAATCAAAATATACAAACCGACTGCTTCCAAGCCCTGATGAGAAATGGGTGGCCTTTACAAATTATTTTAAAGTCTACATTGCCGCCATGCCACAAACTGGACAGACGCTTGAAATTGATAATAATAGTAAAAGCTTACCTATTGCCCAGCTGGCAAAAGACGCAGGTATTAATATTCATTGGTCTTCAGACAGTAAAAAACTGCATTGGACTTTAGGGGAAGAATACTTTAGCAAAGAAATAAACGAGCGTTTTGCCTTTTTGCCGGGAGCACCAGATTCTATTTCAGGACCAGACTCTTCAAGTATAAAAATAGACCTCGTTTTAAAATCAGATAAGCCATTGGGTAAAATAGCTTTCACTAATGCCCGTATTATTACGATGAAAAACGATAAGGTCATTGAAAATGGAACGGTGCTTATTGAAGGAAATAAGATAATGGGAGTTGGCCGTGTTTCTATTCCAAAAGATGCCAAAGTTATTGATGCCGCTGGCAAAACCATTATGCCAGGTTTTATAGATTCTCATGCTCATTTAGGACAGTTTGGAACTGGTTTAAATCCTCAAAAGCATTGGGAGTATTATGCTAATTTAGCCTACGGTGTCACTACCACACATGACCCATCTTCTAGTTCAGAACTAGCCTTTTCGCAGTCTGAAATGGTAAAAGCAGGGATCATGGTAGGGCCAAGGATTTTTACTACTGGTACTATATTATACGGAGCAGATGCTCTTTTTAAAGCTAATATTAATGATTTAGAAGATGCTAAGTCTGCCATTTATAGAACTAAGGCTTTTGGTGCATTTACGGTGAAGAGCTATAATCAACCTCGTAGAAATCAGCGTCAGCAGGTAATAAAGGCCGCTCATGATTTAAAAGTGGGCGTGGTGCCGGAAGGCGGGTCTACGTTTTATCATAATTTGAGTATGGTTTTGGACGGTCACTCCAGTATTGAGCATAACATTCCGGTGGCTCCTTTATATAACGATGTTATTCAGCTTTGGGGAGCTAGCAAAACTTCTTACACGCCTACCTTGATAGTAAATTATGGGGCAATAAATGGAGAGTATTATTGGTACCAAAATAGTAATGTTTGGGAAGATAAGAAGCTGTTGACTTTTACGCCTAGAGACATAATAGATGCAAGAACCCGACATAGAACCATGGTGCCTATGGAAGAATATGAAAACGGCTACATCAAAGTTTCTAAAAGTGCTAAAAAACTTAGTGATGCAGGTGTAAGAGTAAATCTTGGAGCTCATGGGCAGCGTCAGGGGCTTGGTGTTCACTGGGAGTTGTGGATGCTTTCACAGGGCGGAATGACCAACATGGAGGCTTTAAAAACTGCTACTACTAATGGTGCTCTTTTGTTAGGCATGGAAGATGAAATAGGTTCTTTAGAAAAAGGGAAACTGGCTGACTTAATTGTCCTAGATGAAAACCCTTTAGAGAATATTAGAAACTCTAATTCTGTTATCTGGACTATGGTAAATGGCAGATTATATGATGCGAATACCATGAACGAAAAAGGTAATTACGATAAGCCAAAAGGTGTGTTCTTCTGGGAAGAGGGAAATGCTGTTTTAGATTTTGATTAA
- a CDS encoding saccharopine dehydrogenase family protein — protein sequence MSKVIIIGAGGVGTVVAHKCAMNNSVFTDIMLASRTKSKCDKIAADIKEMHGVEISTAGVDADNVPELVALIKSFGPKMIINVALPYQDLTIMDACLETGVHYMDTANYEPKDVAKFEYSWQWAYQERFKEAGLMALLGCGFDPGVTQVFTAYANKHYFDEMHYLDIIDCNAGDHGKAFATNFNPEINIREITQPGRYWENGEWKEIEALSVHKPIDYPNIGEKESYVLYHEELESLVKNFPTLKRARFWMTFGQAYITHLQVLENIGMTSIAPINFQGQQIVPLEFLKAVLPPPESLGENYTGQTSIGCQIKGIKNGKDRTYYVWNNSDHALAYKEVRSQAVSYTTGVPAMIGAMLMLTNEEWMKPGVYNCEELNPDPFMEQLNIHGLPWNEKVDIELPHTY from the coding sequence ATGTCAAAAGTAATCATCATAGGTGCGGGTGGAGTAGGAACAGTAGTTGCTCATAAATGTGCCATGAATAATTCGGTTTTTACGGATATTATGTTGGCAAGTCGTACTAAATCAAAGTGCGATAAAATAGCGGCAGATATCAAGGAAATGCATGGCGTAGAAATTTCTACCGCTGGCGTAGATGCTGATAACGTACCTGAGTTGGTAGCTTTGATTAAGTCCTTTGGACCTAAAATGATTATCAATGTGGCATTGCCATATCAAGATTTAACAATCATGGACGCTTGCCTAGAAACAGGTGTGCATTATATGGATACCGCCAATTATGAGCCAAAAGATGTGGCCAAATTTGAATATAGCTGGCAGTGGGCTTATCAAGAGCGTTTCAAAGAAGCAGGATTGATGGCACTTTTAGGTTGTGGTTTTGACCCAGGTGTTACACAGGTGTTTACGGCTTACGCCAACAAACATTATTTTGATGAAATGCACTACCTAGACATCATTGACTGTAATGCCGGTGATCACGGAAAAGCTTTTGCTACCAACTTCAACCCTGAAATAAACATCAGAGAAATTACGCAGCCGGGTAGATATTGGGAAAATGGTGAATGGAAAGAAATAGAGGCTTTAAGTGTTCATAAGCCCATAGATTATCCAAATATAGGCGAAAAAGAGTCCTATGTACTTTATCATGAAGAGTTGGAGTCTTTAGTGAAAAACTTCCCAACGCTTAAGAGAGCACGTTTCTGGATGACTTTTGGTCAAGCTTACATTACGCATTTACAAGTATTGGAAAATATTGGAATGACGAGCATAGCTCCAATCAATTTTCAAGGGCAGCAAATAGTTCCTTTAGAATTCCTGAAAGCGGTGCTTCCACCACCAGAGTCTTTAGGAGAAAATTATACGGGTCAAACATCAATTGGTTGTCAAATTAAGGGAATCAAAAATGGCAAAGACAGAACATATTATGTTTGGAACAATAGCGACCACGCTTTAGCTTATAAAGAAGTACGTTCGCAGGCGGTTTCTTACACTACAGGTGTACCAGCTATGATAGGAGCCATGCTAATGCTAACGAATGAGGAATGGATGAAACCAGGTGTTTATAACTGCGAAGAGCTAAACCCAGACCCATTCATGGAGCAGTTAAACATTCACGGTTTACCATGGAATGAGAAAGTAGATATTGAGTTACCTCATACTTATTAA
- a CDS encoding LytTR family DNA-binding domain-containing protein: protein MKIYTTECGVKCLVLNYGKSPIHATQISYIEGEGNYSTIKCRNEGVIFSSFTLKVFSQHLLKESNFFSPRKGLLINLNELKKILIKDGNRFVLMNDGSRHPISRRKGKSLIDFIGQTDKWQVDIKSIA from the coding sequence ATGAAAATTTATACAACAGAATGTGGAGTTAAATGTCTTGTTCTCAACTATGGTAAGAGTCCAATACATGCGACACAAATTTCCTACATTGAAGGAGAAGGGAATTATAGTACAATAAAATGTAGGAATGAAGGTGTTATTTTTAGCTCATTCACATTGAAGGTTTTTTCGCAACATTTACTTAAAGAATCTAACTTCTTTTCTCCAAGAAAGGGGCTTCTCATTAATCTTAATGAATTGAAAAAAATCCTAATAAAAGATGGAAATAGATTTGTATTGATGAATGACGGAAGCAGGCATCCTATTTCTCGTAGAAAAGGAAAAAGCTTGATTGATTTTATTGGGCAAACCGATAAGTGGCAGGTAGATATTAAAAGTATAGCCTAG
- a CDS encoding DNRLRE domain-containing protein, producing the protein MRANTFYITILLNLLFLNFSIFGTQLPAPNGIVDLELTSSVKNNRIELGDIGEATISIKNNNTTEQATNIKVIIFTPYSSPISIFQSTNPEIGVFNISSNLWEIEKLEAGSSASLSIKYKIISGGSWYLEAEVFAVDQIDPDSSPFNLVEFEDDYTRSCVSTPINVENSDFPGMQYFVDDSKNKNLQWLKNGKIYQSEGSNSLQFSGIGEYTFVNPLFNCPSGGCCPLIVQTGTTNSCCKPLEYFMERTEMVANSVEDTSTLTMAYQNGPETGKDARVWSAVPENNLGTTETIQAAQWSWTQGEGTLRTFIDFDLSKIPTNAIIESASLELFYTGDEISYNSEQNQKNSTVSNESYLRRVINPWEEDSVTWLNQPSYTIENEIIISDQVQEPKDIVLDMKKLIQDYVRNPESSHGFVFMLKNEQKYRYLFFGSSDHADASKRPKFRVNYSLRKE; encoded by the coding sequence ATGAGAGCGAATACTTTTTACATTACAATTCTGCTTAATTTACTTTTCCTTAATTTCTCTATTTTTGGTACTCAACTTCCCGCTCCAAACGGTATTGTTGATTTAGAGTTGACCTCTTCTGTGAAAAACAATCGAATAGAATTAGGCGATATTGGTGAGGCTACCATAAGTATAAAAAATAATAATACCACCGAACAGGCGACCAATATTAAGGTAATTATATTTACTCCGTACTCGTCTCCTATTTCAATATTCCAGTCTACTAATCCAGAAATAGGCGTATTTAATATTAGCTCTAACCTTTGGGAAATAGAAAAATTAGAGGCTGGTAGTTCTGCTTCATTATCAATAAAATATAAAATCATCAGTGGTGGATCTTGGTATTTGGAAGCAGAGGTTTTCGCTGTTGATCAAATTGATCCCGATTCATCTCCCTTTAATCTTGTTGAATTTGAGGATGATTACACAAGGAGCTGTGTAAGCACTCCTATAAATGTTGAAAATTCTGATTTCCCAGGAATGCAGTACTTCGTGGATGATTCAAAAAACAAAAATTTACAATGGTTGAAAAATGGAAAAATCTATCAATCCGAAGGGTCTAATTCTTTACAATTTAGTGGAATAGGAGAGTACACTTTTGTAAATCCATTATTTAACTGTCCTTCTGGTGGATGCTGTCCACTAATAGTTCAAACTGGTACTACGAATTCTTGTTGCAAACCTCTGGAATATTTTATGGAAAGGACTGAAATGGTTGCTAATAGTGTAGAAGATACGTCAACTCTAACAATGGCTTATCAAAATGGTCCAGAAACTGGAAAAGATGCTCGAGTTTGGTCTGCGGTGCCTGAAAACAATCTTGGTACAACAGAAACAATTCAAGCTGCTCAATGGTCTTGGACTCAAGGGGAAGGGACGCTGAGAACCTTTATCGATTTTGATTTATCCAAAATACCCACCAATGCAATAATAGAGAGTGCAAGCTTAGAACTTTTTTATACTGGAGATGAAATATCTTATAATTCGGAGCAAAACCAGAAAAACTCAACAGTAAGTAATGAAAGTTACCTTAGAAGAGTAATTAATCCATGGGAAGAAGACAGTGTAACCTGGCTAAACCAACCAAGCTATACTATTGAAAATGAAATAATAATATCTGACCAAGTTCAAGAGCCAAAAGATATTGTCTTGGATATGAAAAAACTCATTCAAGATTATGTCAGAAACCCAGAATCAAGCCATGGCTTTGTTTTCATGCTCAAGAACGAACAGAAATACAGGTATTTATTTTTTGGTTCTAGTGATCATGCAGATGCATCAAAAAGACCCAAGTTTAGGGTAAATTACTCTTTGCGAAAAGAGTAA
- a CDS encoding tRNA-(ms[2]io[6]A)-hydroxylase yields MSVLRLTLPTDPRWVNIVEKNIEEILSDHAWCEQKAATNAITIVTNNSEYPDLVTELLALAKEEIEHFQMVHEIIKKKGLKLARERKDHYAGELFQYMKRNSDGTRISGLVERLLFSAMIEARSCERFKVLSENIEDKELAKFYRELMESEAGHYTTFITFARKYGVGIDVETRWREWLAFEAEIIANYGKSESIHG; encoded by the coding sequence ATGTCAGTATTACGCCTAACACTACCAACTGACCCACGATGGGTAAACATTGTTGAGAAAAACATTGAAGAGATTCTTTCTGACCATGCTTGGTGTGAGCAAAAAGCCGCTACCAATGCCATTACTATTGTCACTAATAATTCCGAATACCCTGACCTAGTTACTGAGCTATTGGCACTTGCCAAAGAAGAAATAGAGCACTTTCAAATGGTGCATGAAATCATCAAGAAAAAAGGATTAAAGCTAGCTAGGGAACGCAAAGACCATTATGCAGGTGAACTATTCCAGTACATGAAAAGGAATAGTGACGGCACTCGTATCTCTGGTTTGGTAGAGAGATTGCTATTTTCAGCCATGATAGAAGCTCGTAGCTGTGAGCGTTTTAAAGTACTCTCTGAAAACATAGAGGATAAAGAACTAGCCAAATTCTATAGAGAGCTCATGGAAAGCGAAGCAGGGCACTACACTACATTTATCACTTTTGCTCGTAAATATGGTGTAGGCATTGACGTGGAAACACGCTGGCGAGAATGGCTAGCTTTTGAAGCAGAAATCATTGCCAATTATGGTAAGTCAGAGAGTATCCATGGATAA